One stretch of Armigeres subalbatus isolate Guangzhou_Male chromosome 2, GZ_Asu_2, whole genome shotgun sequence DNA includes these proteins:
- the LOC134213577 gene encoding proteasome subunit beta type-6: protein MDMDYSNDWRNAHHSTGTTIMAVEFDGGVVIGADSRTSTGTYVANRVTDKLTKLTDKIYCCRSGSAADTQAIADIVAYSLNYHENQTGEEPLVADAAHEFRQYCYNYRDSLMAGIIVAGYDDKNGGQVYSVPVGGMQIRQSVTIGGSGSSYIYGFVKEHYREGMAKDECVEFVKKAVFHAMYHDGSSGGVCRIGIITKDGVERQVHFAPRDYENVAAAKAGPSVALKV, encoded by the exons ATGGATATGGATTATTCAAATGACTGGAGAAACGCCCATCACAGCACAGGA ACAACTATTATGGCCGTGGAATTCGACGGCGGAGTTGTCATCGGCGCCGATTCGCGTACTAGCACGGGAACATATGTGGCCAATCGTGTAACGGACAAGTTGACCAAGCTGACGGATAAGATCTATTGTTGCCGTTCCGGATCGGCTGCCGATACGCAGGCCATCGCGGACATCGTGGCCTACTCGCTGAACTATCATGA GAATCAAACCGGCGAGGAACCACTGGTGGCCGATGCCGCCCACGAGTTTCGTCAATATTGTTACAACTATCGTGATTCGTTGATGGCTGGTATCATCGTGGCTGGATACGACGACAAGAACGGAGGACAGGTCTATTCGGTCCCGGTGGGTGGAATGCAAATCCGGCAGAGCGTAACCATCGGCGGATCAGGAAGTTCGTATATCTATGGTTTCGTAAAGGAACACTACCGTGAGGGGATGGCTAAGGATGAGTGCGTGGAGTTTGTCAAGAAGGCCGTTTTCCACGCAATGTACCATGATGGAAGCTCCGGAGGAGTTTGTCGCATCGGTATCATTACCAAGGATGGTGTCGAAAGGCAGGTACATTTTGCTCCACGTGATTACGAAAATGTGGCTGCGGCTAAAGCCGGCCCATCGGTAGCACTTAAGGTGTAG
- the LOC134213576 gene encoding dnaJ homolog subfamily C member 21, producing MKCHYEVLNVDRTANDDEIKKAYRKLALRWHPDKNLDSPEEANQQFLLVQAAYDVLSDMQERAWYDNHREQILRGGHTNYEDNSLDLFQYFTASCYKGFGDDEGGFYAVYREVFHTIASEEIEFLENEEDFEEIPKFGNSGSDYETEVRLFYAYWEGYCTKKSYAWLNPHNIAEIRDRRILKAIEKENKKIQQKARKERNEEIRSLVMFVKKRDKRTQAYKKLLEERAEQNRIKSQQNRLDQIRRKQKEIEEQQKNSSNIFNEAYEEQLRKLEESYAVVSEESSAEEDEMMQGMGDAMNGLIISQNEDGEETFYVDDLYCVACDKMFNNKKSYENHESSKKHKQNVDALREQMRKDDQEAAKNGENLSNNDESAQDEANEVDEEEEEEVAQAKPKKGKNKKKPITKIPFSDEEEEHVDILRPTSSKADSDDDWGGSKKPKKGKAKGKEVGQGKVKNDLTAKESSSKDVPKPETNTAKSTETPPVEESQVGTDVDHKCVTCNEKFNSKNKLFNHLKQTGHSVYVDKLKAQQKTESKGGKKRK from the exons ATGAAGTGCCACTACGAAGTGCTGAACGTCGACCGCACTGCGAACGACGATGAAATCAAGAAAGCGTACCGAAAACTGGCTCTCCGGTGGCATCCGGATAAAAACCTTGATAGCCCGGAGGAAGCAAATCAGCAGTTTCTGTTGGTGCAAGCGGCATACGATGTGCTGTCCGATATGCAGGAACGTGCTTGGTATGATAACCATCGGGAACAGATTTTACGCGGCGGTCATACCAACTATGAGGACAATTCGTTGGATCTGTTCCAGTATTTCACGGCTTCATGCTACAAAGGATTCGGAGACGATGAAGGAGGGTTTTACGCGGTCTACAGAGAAGTTTTCCATACCATTGCTTCCGAAGAGATTGAATTCTTGGAAAACGAGGAGGACTTTGAGGAGATACCAAAGTTTGGTAATTCCGGAAGCGATTACGAGACGGAAGTACGACTTTTCTATGCTTATTGGGAGGGATACTGCACCAAAAAGAGCTATGCGTGGCTGAATCCTCACAACATTGCTGAGATCCGAGATCGAAGAATCCTAAAAGCGATTGAGAAGGAGAATAAGAAGATACAACAGAAGGCAAGGAAAGAACGAAACGAGGAGATTCGCTCGCTGGTGATGTTTGTGAAAAAACGTGATAAGCGGACGCAAGCGTACAAGAAGCTGCTAGAAGAACGGGCCGAGCAAAATAGGATAAAATCGCAGCAGAACCGATTGGACCAAATCAGGCGAAAGCAGAAGGAAATCGAGGAACAGCAGAAAAActcttcaaatattttcaatgaGGCTTATGAGGAGCAATTGAG GAAATTGGAGGAATCGTACGCAGTCGTCTCAGAGGAGTCCTCAGCCGAAGAGGATGAAATGATGCAAGGGATGGGAGACGCTATGAACGGATTGATTATAAGCCAAAACGAAGACGGGGAGGAAACCTTCTATGTCGATGATCTCTACTGTGTGGCATGTGATAAAATGTTTAACAATAAGAAATCGTATGAAAACCATGAGTCTTCTAAAAAGCACAAGCAAAATGTAGATGCACTGAGGGAGCAGATGCGTAAGGATGATCAGGAAGCTGCAAAGAATGGTGAAAATCTATCCAACAACGATGAATCTGCCCAAGATGAAGCAAACGAGgtagatgaagaagaagaagaagaagtagctCAGGCTAAAcccaaaaaaggcaaaaataagaaaaagcCTATAACAAAAATTCCTTTTTCTGATGAAGAGGAAGAACATGTTGATATACTGCGACCAACTTCTTCCAAAGCCGATAGTGATGACGATTGGGGCGGTTCTAAGAAACCAAAAAAGGGTAAAGCTAAAGGAAAGGAAGTAGGACAGGGCAAAGTCAAGAATGATTTAACAGCcaaagaatcttcttcgaaagATGTTCCCAAACCGGAAACAAACACCGCCAAATCAACTGAAACGCCTCCTGTAGAAGAGTCCCAAGTTGGCACTGATGTTGATCATAAGTGTGTCACTTGCAATGAAAAGTTCAATTCTAAGAATAAGTTATTCAACCATCTCAAGCAAACCGGTCACAGCGTCTACGTTGATAAACTGAAAGCTCAGCAGAAGACGGAGAGCAAAGGAGGAAAGAAACGCAAATAG
- the LOC134210364 gene encoding uncharacterized protein LOC134210364: protein MNDSNKVMSTHLASIKPPKPLVIEENMDAKWKQWWRQFNWWSVATELESKPPQIQATTLATSCIGEECVRVLDTFGLSDSQERDIKVLKDKFEAYFVPKSCLTYERYVFGRIVQNASEQYDTFFTRVREQANRCAFSVLHDSMIKDRIIAGTIHTNLIPQLLNDANDLQKTIDIVRSFEQSVKQTKVMLEKPALEVDSVRQKKLENDAQSETLFPCNRCGREHRRKMCPAFNRKCLKCGKKGHFAEKCFGSGASSFVRREGNTRYVKTLEVDDEEELSVEELYIAAIDDDDEHSDEVWYETVKINGKSITLKLDSGAACNVLPWDIFRTLGESLKQSKTKRLISYTNHKVNVKGEVELPVMVRGRRESATFKIVDGDVIPILGRKTSVRFNLIARLDEVNMESSLFSGLGCVKGFIYDIDLVENPAFQNDPPRRIPHALRATVKEELDLMLKMGVIEPIAEPTPVLNAMVIVRQKASDVVLKPRIVNCVPENLKDERLQQKKYADRGAVKPPEYDEKQAVMLQDTKTKLWERGRITKELEQPRSYMVQLRNGNIIRRNVRDIKQRTVSAYEEPVGKSLSSQPSLADNIYQDHQVPDEEVSKSSAT, encoded by the exons ATGAACGACAGTAATAAGGTTATGTCGACTCATTTAGCGTCGATTAAACCACCGAAACCACTTGTCATTGAGGAGAACATGGACGCCAAATGGAAGCAGTGGTGGCGCCAGTTCAATTGGTGGTCGGTCGCAACGGAGCTGGAAAGCAAACCCCCACAGATACAAGCGACGACATTGGCGACAAGCTGTATTGGTGAAGAGTGTGTCCGAGTGCTAGATACTTTCGGTCTGTCAGACTCCCAAGAGAGAGACATAAAAGTGCTGAAAGATAAATTCGAAGCATATTTTGTTCCGAAATCGTGTCTTACGTACGAACGGTACGTGTTTGGCAGAATAGTGCAGAACGCGAGTGAACAGTACgatacattttttacacgagtcCGCGAACAAGCAAACCGATGCGCTTTCAGCGTGTTACACGATTCTATGATAAAAGATAGAATCATCGCCGGAACAATCCACACGAACTTGATACCGCAATTGCTGAATGATGCTAATGATCTGCAGAAAACAATTGACATAGTGCGCAGTTTCGAGCAATCAGTGAAGCAGACAAAAGTGATGTTAGAGAAACCGGCTCTGGAAGTTGATTCTGTTCGACAGAAGAAACTAGAGAATGATGCTCAAAGTGAAACGCTGTTTCCATGCAATCGATGCGGGCGGGAGCATCGACGGAAGATGTGCCCAGCGTTCAACAGAAAGTGTTTAAAGTGCGGAAAGAAGGGGCATTTCGCAGAAAAGTGTTTTGGTAGTGGTGCTTCCAGTTTCGTACGCAGAGAAGGGAATACGCGATATGTGAAAACATTGGAAGTGGATGATGAAGAAGAACTGTCAGTGGAAGAATTGTACATCGCTGCAATCGATGACGATGACGAACACAGTGATGAAGTGTGGTACGAAACGGTGAAGATAAATGGGAAGAGCATCACATTGAAACTTGACAGCGGTGCTGCATGCAACGTGCTACCGTGGGATATTTTTCGTACACTGGGTGAAAGTCTGAAGCAGTCGAAAACGAAGAGACTCATATCATACACAAACCACAAGGTGAATGTGAAAGGTGAAGTTGAACTACCAGTGATGGTGAGGGGCCGTCGAGAGAGTGCAACATTTAAAATAGTTGATGGGGATGTCATACCTATCCTTGGGAGAAAAACAAGTGTTCGTTTTAACCTGATTGCGCGACTGGACGAGGTGAATATGGAAAGCTCCCTGTTTAGTGGTCTCGGTTGTGTTAAAGGATTTATCTACGATATCGATTTAGTAGAGAATCCGGCATTCCAAAATGACCCACCAAGAAGAATACCACACGCGTTACGTGCGACCGTTAAGGAGGAATTGGATTTGATGCTGAAAATGGGCGTCATCGAACCAATTGCAGAACCGACACCAGTTCTCAATGCTATGGTAATAGTACGACAAAAAG CATCGGATGTTGTTCTCAAGCCTCGTATAGTCAACTGTGTTCCGGAAAATCTGAAGGATGAACGGCTACAGCAGAAGAAATACGCCGATAGAGGAGCGGTAAAGCCACCGGAATACGATGAAAAGCAAGCCGTCATGCTACAAGATACGAAGACCAAGCTTTGGGAAAGAGGAAGAATAACTAAGGAACTGGAGCAACCTAGATCATACATGGTACAGTTGAGAAACGGGAATATTATTCGAAGAAATGTTCGGGACATCAAACAAAGGACGGTTTCTGCCTACGAAGAACCCGTTGGTAAGTCTCTATCAAGCCAACCTTCGCTTGCCGACAACATTTATCAAGATCATCAAGTTCCGGATGAAGAAGTTTCGAAGTCATCAGCAACCTGA